In the Bradyrhizobium guangzhouense genome, one interval contains:
- the alaS gene encoding alanine--tRNA ligase, with amino-acid sequence MSGVNEIRSTFLNFFAENGHEIVSSSPLVPRNDPTLMFTNAGMVQFKNVFTGVEKRPYQRATTSQKCVRAGGKHNDLDNVGYTARHLTFFEMLGNFSFGDYFKERAIELAWKLITKDFGLKKDKLLVTVYHTDDEAHGLWKKIAGFSDDRIIRIPTSDNFWAMGDTGPCGPCSEIFIDRGDHIWGGPPGSPEEDGDRFLEFWNLVFMQYEQVTKEERVDLPRPSIDTGMGLERMACIMQGVDSVFETDLFRHLIDATSSALGSGPNEQTVASFRVIADHLRSSAFLVADGVLPSNEGRGYVLRRIMRRAMRHAQLLGAKEPLMHRLVWALVREMGQAYPDLMRAENLIEETLRLEETRFRKTLSRGLAILDEKSASLKKGDMFDGDVAFTLYDTYGFPLDLTQDALKSRGIGVDQASFTDAMERQKAKARESWKGSGEAASEAIWFPLREKLGATEFLGYETESAEGVVSALVKDGAEVASLKAGDTGALLLNQTPFYAESGGQVGDTGVLTGEGGIKFRVTDTQKKLGDFFVHVGNVESGELKVGTALQLEVDHSRRSSIRAHHSATHLIHEALRQVLGDHIAQRGSMVAPDRLRFDFVHPKPITAEELARVEDIANDVVLENDEVTTRVMGVDEAREAGARALFGEKYGDEVRVVSMGKTARERGANALGWSVELCGGTHVRRTGDIGLITLTGESAVASGVRRIEALTGNYARRHANETMALAKTAANELRTSLDDVPARITALMEERKKLERELSDARKKLAMGGGAAAGGGAASSVREVGGVKLMARAVEGIEMKDLKSLADEAKKQIGSGVVAIIGVAEDGKAGVVVGVTADLTARFNAVNLVRVASEALGGKGGGGRPDMAQAGGPDGAKATEALAAIEKAMGAA; translated from the coding sequence ATGAGCGGCGTCAACGAGATCAGGTCGACCTTTCTGAACTTCTTTGCCGAGAACGGCCACGAGATCGTGTCGTCCTCGCCATTGGTGCCGCGCAACGATCCGACGTTGATGTTCACCAATGCTGGCATGGTGCAGTTCAAGAACGTCTTCACCGGCGTCGAGAAGCGGCCGTACCAGCGCGCCACCACCTCGCAGAAATGCGTGCGCGCCGGCGGCAAGCACAACGACCTCGACAATGTCGGCTACACCGCGCGCCATCTCACCTTCTTCGAGATGCTCGGCAATTTCTCGTTCGGCGACTATTTCAAGGAGCGCGCGATCGAGCTGGCCTGGAAGCTCATCACCAAGGATTTCGGGCTGAAGAAGGACAAGCTGCTCGTCACCGTCTACCACACCGACGACGAGGCGCACGGGCTCTGGAAGAAGATCGCCGGCTTCTCCGACGACCGCATCATCCGCATCCCGACCTCGGACAATTTCTGGGCGATGGGCGACACCGGTCCGTGCGGCCCGTGCTCGGAAATCTTCATCGACCGCGGTGACCATATCTGGGGCGGTCCTCCCGGCTCGCCGGAAGAGGACGGCGACCGCTTCCTCGAATTCTGGAATCTCGTGTTCATGCAATACGAGCAGGTGACGAAGGAGGAGCGCGTCGATCTGCCGCGTCCCTCGATCGACACCGGCATGGGCCTCGAGCGCATGGCCTGCATCATGCAGGGCGTCGACAGCGTGTTCGAGACCGATCTGTTCCGCCATCTGATCGATGCGACGTCGTCGGCGCTCGGCAGCGGGCCGAACGAGCAGACCGTCGCCTCGTTCCGCGTCATCGCCGATCACCTTCGCTCCTCCGCCTTCCTGGTCGCTGACGGCGTGCTGCCTTCCAACGAGGGCCGCGGCTATGTGCTGCGCCGGATCATGCGCCGCGCGATGCGCCATGCGCAGCTGCTGGGCGCGAAAGAGCCGCTGATGCATCGCCTGGTCTGGGCGCTGGTCCGCGAGATGGGCCAGGCCTATCCCGATTTGATGCGCGCCGAAAACCTGATCGAGGAAACGCTGCGTCTGGAAGAGACCCGCTTCCGCAAGACGCTGTCGCGCGGCCTCGCCATCCTGGACGAAAAGAGCGCGTCCTTGAAGAAGGGCGACATGTTCGACGGCGACGTCGCCTTCACGCTCTACGACACCTACGGTTTTCCGCTGGACCTGACGCAGGACGCGCTGAAGTCGCGCGGCATCGGCGTCGATCAGGCCTCGTTCACCGATGCGATGGAGCGGCAGAAGGCCAAGGCGCGCGAATCCTGGAAGGGATCTGGCGAAGCGGCGTCCGAAGCGATCTGGTTCCCGCTGCGCGAGAAGCTCGGCGCGACTGAATTTTTGGGCTACGAGACGGAGAGCGCTGAAGGCGTGGTCTCCGCGCTCGTGAAGGACGGCGCGGAAGTGGCCAGCCTCAAGGCCGGCGACACCGGCGCGCTGCTGCTGAACCAGACGCCGTTCTATGCTGAGTCAGGCGGCCAGGTCGGCGACACCGGCGTGCTGACGGGTGAGGGCGGAATCAAGTTTCGCGTCACCGACACGCAGAAAAAGCTCGGCGATTTCTTCGTTCATGTCGGCAACGTCGAGAGCGGCGAGCTGAAGGTCGGCACTGCGCTGCAGCTCGAAGTGGATCACAGCAGGCGCTCGTCGATCCGCGCGCATCACTCGGCGACGCACCTCATTCACGAGGCGTTGCGCCAGGTGCTCGGCGATCACATCGCCCAGCGCGGCTCGATGGTCGCGCCCGACAGGCTGCGCTTCGACTTCGTGCATCCGAAGCCGATCACGGCGGAGGAGCTGGCCCGCGTCGAGGACATCGCCAACGACGTGGTGCTGGAGAACGACGAGGTCACGACCCGCGTCATGGGCGTCGACGAGGCCCGCGAGGCCGGAGCGCGCGCGCTGTTCGGCGAGAAATACGGCGATGAGGTCCGCGTCGTCTCGATGGGCAAGACCGCGCGCGAGCGCGGCGCCAATGCGCTCGGCTGGTCGGTCGAGCTCTGCGGCGGCACGCATGTGCGGCGCACCGGCGATATCGGCCTGATTACGCTGACCGGCGAGAGCGCGGTGGCTTCCGGCGTGCGCCGTATCGAGGCGCTGACCGGCAATTATGCGCGCCGGCACGCCAACGAGACCATGGCGCTGGCGAAGACTGCGGCGAATGAGCTGCGCACCTCGCTCGACGACGTTCCCGCGCGCATCACCGCGCTGATGGAGGAGCGCAAGAAGCTCGAGCGCGAGCTGTCGGACGCCCGCAAGAAGCTGGCGATGGGCGGCGGCGCGGCTGCCGGTGGCGGCGCAGCTTCTAGCGTGCGCGAGGTCGGCGGCGTCAAGCTGATGGCGCGCGCGGTCGAGGGCATCGAGATGAAGGATCTCAAGAGCCTCGCCGACGAGGCCAAGAAGCAGATCGGCTCCGGCGTGGTCGCCATCATCGGCGTCGCCGAGGACGGCAAGGCGGGCGTCGTGGTCGGAGTCACCGCGGACCTGACCGCGCGCTTCAACGCCGTGAATCTGGTGCGCGTCGCGTCCGAAGCGCTCGGCGGCAAGGGCGGCGGCGGCCGGCCCGACATGGCGCAGGCCGGCGGCCCCGATGGGGCCAAGGCGACCGAGGCGCTGGCGGCGATCGAAAAAGCGATGGGGGCAGCGTAA
- a CDS encoding NADP-dependent isocitrate dehydrogenase, whose product MAKIKVSNPVVELDGDEMTRIIWQYIKDKLINPFLDVELQYFDLGMEYRDHTNDQVTIDAAEAIKKVGVGVKCATITPDEARVKEFNLKQMWKSPNGTIRNILGGVIFREPIICKNVPRLVPGWTKPIIIGRHAYGDQYRATDIKFPGKGTLSLKFVGEDGTVIEKEVFKAPGAGVAMEMYNLDDSIIDFARASFNYGLLRGYPVYLSTKNTILKVYDGRFKDIFQEIFDKEFKKEFDAKGLTYEHRLIDDMVASALKWSGGYVWACKNYDGDVQSDTVAQGYGSLGLMTSVLLTPDGKTVEAEAAHGTVTRHFREHQKGKETSTNSIASIFAWTRGLSHRAKLDNNAELAKFASTLEKVCVDTVEEGYMTKDLALLVGADQRWLSTTGFLDKVADNLVKALAA is encoded by the coding sequence ATGGCAAAAATCAAGGTATCCAATCCCGTCGTCGAGCTCGATGGCGACGAGATGACCCGGATCATCTGGCAGTACATCAAGGACAAGCTGATCAACCCGTTCCTGGATGTCGAGCTGCAGTATTTCGACCTGGGCATGGAATACCGCGACCACACCAACGATCAGGTGACCATCGACGCCGCCGAGGCGATCAAGAAGGTCGGCGTCGGCGTCAAGTGCGCCACCATCACCCCGGACGAGGCCCGGGTGAAGGAGTTCAACCTCAAGCAGATGTGGAAGTCGCCGAACGGCACCATCCGCAACATCCTCGGCGGCGTGATCTTCCGCGAGCCGATCATCTGCAAGAACGTGCCGCGCCTGGTTCCGGGCTGGACCAAGCCGATCATCATCGGCCGCCACGCCTATGGCGACCAGTACCGCGCCACCGACATCAAGTTCCCGGGCAAGGGCACCCTCTCGCTGAAGTTCGTCGGCGAGGACGGCACCGTGATCGAGAAGGAAGTGTTCAAGGCGCCGGGCGCCGGCGTCGCCATGGAGATGTACAATCTCGACGACAGCATCATCGACTTCGCCCGCGCCTCCTTCAACTACGGCCTGCTGCGCGGCTATCCGGTCTATCTCTCGACCAAGAACACGATCCTCAAGGTCTATGACGGCCGCTTCAAGGACATCTTCCAGGAAATCTTCGACAAGGAGTTCAAGAAGGAGTTCGACGCCAAGGGCCTGACCTACGAGCATCGCCTGATCGACGACATGGTGGCCTCGGCGCTGAAATGGTCCGGCGGCTATGTCTGGGCCTGCAAGAACTACGACGGCGACGTGCAGTCCGACACCGTCGCGCAGGGCTACGGCTCGCTCGGCCTGATGACCTCGGTGCTGCTCACCCCCGACGGCAAGACCGTCGAGGCCGAAGCCGCTCACGGCACCGTGACCCGCCACTTCCGCGAGCACCAGAAGGGCAAGGAGACCTCGACCAACTCGATCGCGTCGATCTTCGCCTGGACCCGTGGCCTGTCGCACCGCGCCAAGCTCGACAACAATGCCGAGCTGGCGAAGTTCGCGAGCACGCTGGAGAAGGTCTGCGTCGACACGGTCGAGGAAGGCTACATGACCAAGGACCTCGCGCTCCTGGTCGGCGCCGACCAGCGCTGGCTCTCGACCACCGGCTTCCTCGACAAGGTCGCTGACAATCTGGTGAAGGCGCTGGCGGCGTAA
- a CDS encoding DUF3455 domain-containing protein — MFVKFAAPCLLSLAAMIGAAGAAELPAAIAASGESVVLSVHAEGAQVYECKAGTDGKLAWAFREPIATLLSDGKTIGRHYAGPNWEHADGSAVVGKAIGNAPGATAADIPWLKLEVASHRGSGVLTPVTTVQRINTHGGKLEGSCDKAGEFKSAPYSAEYVFLKKG; from the coding sequence ATGTTCGTCAAGTTCGCTGCCCCGTGCCTGTTGTCACTCGCGGCCATGATTGGAGCAGCAGGGGCTGCGGAGCTTCCCGCCGCCATCGCCGCATCAGGTGAGAGCGTCGTGCTCAGCGTCCACGCCGAGGGCGCGCAGGTCTATGAGTGCAAGGCCGGCACCGACGGCAAGCTCGCCTGGGCCTTCCGCGAGCCGATCGCGACGCTGCTCTCCGACGGCAAGACCATCGGCCGCCACTATGCGGGCCCGAACTGGGAGCACGCCGACGGCAGCGCGGTGGTCGGCAAGGCCATCGGCAACGCGCCGGGCGCTACGGCTGCCGATATCCCCTGGCTGAAGCTGGAAGTCGCCTCCCACCGCGGCAGCGGCGTGCTGACGCCTGTAACCACGGTCCAACGCATCAACACCCACGGCGGCAAGCTCGAGGGTTCTTGCGACAAGGCCGGCGAATTCAAAAGCGCGCCCTACTCGGCCGAATATGTCTTCCTGAAGAAGGGCTGA
- the gcvT gene encoding glycine cleavage system aminomethyltransferase GcvT, with product MLARDDKDSLKRTPLHDLHVSLGGKMVPFAGYDMPVQYPAGVLKEHLHTRKQAGLFDVSHMGQLALRPKSGSIEDAARALERLVPQDIVAIAPGRQRYAQFTNEDGGILDDLMVANFGDHLFLVVNAACKDADEAHLRAHLSDTCVIDSLADRALIALQGPKAESALAKLCAEAPSMKFMDAGPHEVAGIKCFVSRSGYTGEDGFEISVPATDAEHLARTLLDDPDVMPIGLGARDSLRLEAGLCLYGHDIDTETTPVEAALEWSVQKSRRSGGARAGGFPGAEKILAHFDHGASRRRIGLRAEGRAPVREGALLFADSAGGEPVGKVTSGGFGPSLNAPVAMGYVPTALSALETKLFAEVRGQRLPLTVAAMPFVKNTYKR from the coding sequence ATGCTGGCGCGTGACGACAAAGACTCCCTGAAACGTACCCCCCTCCACGACCTGCACGTGTCCCTTGGCGGCAAGATGGTGCCGTTCGCAGGCTATGACATGCCCGTGCAGTACCCTGCGGGCGTGCTGAAAGAGCATCTCCATACCCGCAAGCAGGCGGGCCTGTTCGACGTCTCCCATATGGGCCAGCTCGCGCTGCGGCCGAAATCCGGGAGCATCGAGGACGCCGCCCGCGCGCTGGAGCGGCTGGTGCCGCAGGACATCGTGGCGATCGCACCGGGACGGCAGCGCTACGCCCAGTTCACCAATGAAGATGGCGGGATCCTTGACGATCTCATGGTCGCCAATTTCGGCGACCACCTGTTCCTGGTGGTCAACGCCGCCTGCAAGGACGCGGACGAGGCGCATCTGCGCGCGCATCTGTCGGACACCTGCGTCATCGATTCGCTTGCCGATCGCGCGCTGATCGCACTGCAGGGTCCGAAGGCCGAGTCAGCGCTGGCGAAATTATGTGCAGAAGCGCCTTCCATGAAGTTCATGGACGCTGGCCCGCACGAGGTTGCCGGCATCAAATGCTTCGTCTCGCGCTCCGGCTATACCGGCGAGGACGGGTTCGAGATCTCGGTCCCCGCGACCGACGCCGAGCATCTCGCCAGGACGCTCCTGGACGATCCCGATGTGATGCCGATCGGCCTTGGCGCCCGCGACAGCCTGCGGCTGGAAGCCGGCCTCTGCCTCTACGGTCACGACATCGACACCGAGACCACGCCGGTCGAAGCCGCGCTGGAATGGTCGGTGCAGAAGAGCCGACGCAGCGGCGGCGCGCGCGCCGGCGGCTTTCCCGGTGCCGAAAAAATTCTCGCCCATTTCGATCACGGTGCATCCCGCCGCCGCATCGGCCTGCGCGCTGAGGGTCGTGCCCCGGTCCGCGAGGGCGCGCTGCTGTTTGCTGACAGCGCGGGTGGCGAGCCCGTTGGAAAGGTCACGTCGGGCGGCTTCGGCCCGAGCCTGAATGCGCCGGTTGCGATGGGCTACGTGCCCACTGCCTTAAGCGCGCTCGAGACAAAACTCTTCGCCGAGGTGCGCGGACAGCGTCTGCCGCTCACCGTCGCCGCCATGCCCTTCGTGAAAAACACCTACAAACGCTGA
- a CDS encoding cyclic nucleotide-gated ion channel, which produces MRLVPKGRGSSDPDLRDRLYELLEHDPLAYSVGSRFIQIIISVIVVDVIAMILASVPELDAQYGVLFSAIKIVSIVVFALEYAARLWTVAGHTPRKGSALSDRLGYVFSALGIIDFMAFVPDAIVLAIGRHATLAALGVLPFFKLIRYSPAMRSLLAAVHAERRALIGCVVILIGVVLTFASLLYAIERDVQPTKLGTIPDAMWWAIVTLGTVGYGDVVPVTALGKFVSVFAIISGFAMIALPVAIISTAFAEEVKRRDFVVTWGMLARVPLFSHLSAGEIADIMRLLRARTIEQGEILVRRGDAASSMYFITAGEVEIALPSQHVRLTDGTFFGEIALLHKTKRSGTVTATRKTRLLVLDAQDFHALIARMPTLAAHVHQTAKARLEETGDLAAAELAQAERDGSGR; this is translated from the coding sequence ATGCGCCTCGTTCCGAAAGGACGTGGCTCATCCGATCCCGATTTGAGGGATCGCCTCTACGAATTGCTGGAGCACGATCCGTTGGCCTACTCGGTCGGGTCGCGCTTCATTCAGATCATCATCAGCGTCATCGTGGTCGACGTCATCGCGATGATCCTGGCTTCGGTACCGGAGCTGGACGCGCAATACGGCGTGCTGTTCTCGGCGATCAAGATCGTCTCCATTGTCGTGTTCGCGCTGGAATATGCCGCACGGCTGTGGACGGTGGCGGGCCACACGCCGCGCAAGGGCTCGGCGCTTTCTGACCGGCTCGGATATGTCTTCTCGGCGCTCGGCATCATCGACTTCATGGCGTTCGTGCCGGATGCGATCGTGCTGGCCATCGGCCGGCACGCGACGCTGGCGGCGCTCGGCGTGCTGCCGTTCTTCAAGCTGATCAGGTACTCGCCGGCGATGCGCTCGCTGCTGGCGGCCGTGCATGCCGAGCGGCGGGCGCTGATCGGCTGCGTCGTCATCCTGATCGGCGTGGTGCTGACCTTTGCCTCGCTGCTCTACGCGATCGAGCGCGACGTGCAGCCGACCAAGCTCGGCACCATTCCGGATGCGATGTGGTGGGCAATCGTGACGCTCGGCACCGTCGGCTATGGCGACGTCGTGCCGGTGACGGCGCTGGGAAAATTCGTCTCGGTGTTCGCGATCATCTCGGGCTTTGCCATGATCGCGCTGCCGGTCGCGATCATCTCGACAGCCTTCGCCGAGGAGGTGAAGCGGCGCGACTTCGTCGTGACCTGGGGCATGCTGGCCCGGGTGCCGCTGTTCTCGCATCTGTCGGCAGGAGAAATCGCCGACATCATGCGGCTCTTGCGCGCACGCACGATCGAGCAGGGCGAGATCTTGGTGCGGCGGGGCGATGCGGCCTCGTCGATGTATTTCATCACCGCCGGCGAGGTCGAGATCGCGCTGCCGAGCCAGCATGTGCGCCTCACCGACGGCACGTTCTTCGGGGAGATCGCGCTGCTGCATAAGACAAAGCGCAGCGGCACCGTGACGGCGACGCGCAAGACGCGCCTCTTGGTGCTCGACGCCCAGGACTTTCACGCCCTGATCGCACGCATGCCGACGCTTGCCGCCCATGTCCACCAGACCGCGAAAGCGCGGCTGGAGGAGACCGGCGATCTTGCGGCCGCCGAGCTCGCGCAGGCCGAGCGCGACGGCAGCGGCCGCTGA
- the gcvP gene encoding aminomethyl-transferring glycine dehydrogenase, with amino-acid sequence MTAHRKSNGETTSFVRRHIGPSARDVTAMLETVGAKSVDALMAETLPASIRQAAPLDLGKPLSETEAIAHMAELAAQNQVFTSLIGQGYSGTILPAVIQRNILENPAWYTAYTPYQPEISQGRLEALFNFQTMICDLTGLDVANASLLDEATAAAEAMALAERHSKVEAKAFFVDKDVHPQTLAVMRTRAEPLGWTLVVGDPLTDLDKSDVLGALLQYPGSSGALRDLRPAIAALKAKGALAIVAADLLALTLIASPGELGADIAIGSAQRFGVPMGYGGPHAAYMAVRDALKRSLPGRIVGLSVDSRGMPAYRLALQTREQHIRREKATSNICTAQVLLAVIAAMYATYHGPEGLSQIARTVHRRAAVLAAGLRKLGFAPQSDSFFDTLSVDAGAKRAEIIARATDEKINLGIGETALRIALDETTTPATVEAVWRAFGGTLAYAEIDATTREALPEALKRSTAFLTHPVFHAHRSETEMLRYMRKLSDRDLALDRAMIPLGSCTMKLNATTEMMPLTWPEFGALHPFAPREQAAGYHALFARLEKWLCDITGYDAISLQPNSGAQGEYAGLLAIRGYHAARGQSHRKICLIPSSAHGTNPASAAMVGMDVVVVACEKNGDVDVNDLRAKAEKHSTDLAAVMITYPSTHGVFEEHIKEICDIVHGHGGQVYLDGANLNAQVGLSRPGDYGADVSHLNLHKTFCIPHGGGGPGMGPIGVKAHLAPFLPGHPATKGDAPVGPVSAAPFGSASILTISYIYILMMGGEGLKRATEIAILNANYIAARLDAHFPVLYKNEKGRVAHECIVDPRPLKTTSGVTVDDIAKRLIDYGFHAPTMSFPVPGTLMIEPTESESRAELNRFCDAMIAIRKEIAEVEAGRFKIEASPLRHAPHTVHDIADDDWKRAYARSEGCFPSGVSRTDKYWSPVGRVDNVYGDRNLVCSCPPVSDYAEAAE; translated from the coding sequence ATGACCGCGCACCGCAAATCCAATGGCGAGACCACCTCCTTCGTTCGCCGCCACATCGGGCCTTCCGCGCGCGATGTCACCGCCATGTTGGAAACCGTCGGCGCCAAAAGCGTCGACGCCCTGATGGCGGAGACGCTACCCGCTTCGATCCGGCAGGCCGCCCCGCTCGATCTCGGCAAGCCGCTCAGCGAGACCGAGGCGATCGCCCACATGGCCGAGCTCGCGGCGCAGAACCAGGTGTTCACCTCGCTGATCGGCCAAGGCTATTCCGGCACGATTTTGCCCGCAGTGATCCAGCGCAACATCCTGGAGAACCCCGCCTGGTACACGGCCTACACGCCCTATCAGCCCGAGATCAGCCAGGGCCGGCTCGAGGCGCTGTTCAACTTCCAGACCATGATCTGCGACCTCACTGGCCTCGACGTCGCCAACGCCTCGCTACTCGATGAGGCGACCGCCGCCGCCGAAGCCATGGCGCTCGCCGAGCGGCACTCGAAGGTCGAAGCCAAGGCCTTCTTCGTCGACAAGGATGTGCATCCGCAGACGCTGGCGGTGATGCGCACCCGCGCCGAGCCGCTCGGCTGGACTCTGGTCGTCGGCGATCCCCTCACCGATCTCGACAAATCAGACGTGCTCGGCGCGCTGCTGCAATACCCTGGTTCGTCCGGCGCGCTGCGCGACCTCCGGCCCGCGATCGCAGCGCTGAAGGCCAAGGGCGCGCTCGCGATCGTTGCCGCTGACCTGCTGGCGCTGACGCTGATCGCCTCGCCCGGTGAGCTCGGTGCCGACATCGCTATTGGTTCGGCGCAGCGCTTTGGCGTGCCGATGGGCTATGGCGGTCCGCACGCGGCCTACATGGCGGTGCGCGATGCGCTGAAGCGCTCGCTGCCCGGCCGCATCGTCGGCCTCTCCGTCGATTCCCGCGGAATGCCGGCCTATCGCCTGGCGCTGCAGACCCGCGAGCAGCACATCCGCCGCGAGAAGGCGACCTCCAACATCTGCACCGCGCAGGTGCTGCTCGCGGTGATCGCGGCGATGTATGCGACCTATCACGGCCCCGAAGGTCTTTCGCAAATCGCGCGCACCGTGCATCGCCGCGCCGCCGTGCTCGCAGCCGGCCTGCGCAAGCTCGGCTTCGCGCCGCAATCGGACAGCTTCTTCGACACGCTCAGCGTCGATGCCGGCGCCAAGCGCGCCGAAATCATCGCGCGCGCGACGGACGAAAAGATCAATCTCGGTATTGGCGAAACGGCGCTCCGTATCGCGCTCGACGAGACCACGACGCCGGCGACGGTCGAAGCCGTCTGGCGCGCCTTCGGCGGCACGCTTGCCTACGCCGAGATCGACGCCACCACCCGCGAGGCGCTGCCGGAGGCACTGAAGCGCAGCACCGCCTTCCTCACCCATCCCGTGTTCCACGCGCATCGCTCGGAGACCGAGATGCTGCGCTACATGCGCAAGCTCAGCGATCGCGACCTCGCACTCGACCGCGCGATGATTCCGCTCGGCTCCTGCACCATGAAGCTGAACGCGACCACCGAAATGATGCCGCTGACCTGGCCGGAATTCGGCGCGCTGCACCCGTTCGCTCCGCGCGAGCAGGCGGCCGGCTATCACGCGCTGTTCGCGCGGCTGGAAAAGTGGCTGTGCGACATCACCGGCTATGACGCGATCTCGCTGCAGCCGAACTCGGGCGCGCAGGGCGAATACGCAGGCTTGCTTGCGATCCGCGGCTATCATGCGGCGCGCGGGCAAAGCCATCGCAAGATTTGCCTGATCCCCTCCTCCGCCCACGGCACCAACCCGGCCTCGGCCGCGATGGTCGGCATGGACGTGGTGGTGGTCGCCTGCGAGAAAAACGGCGACGTCGACGTCAATGATCTCCGCGCCAAGGCGGAAAAGCATTCGACCGATCTCGCCGCCGTGATGATCACCTATCCCTCGACCCACGGCGTATTCGAGGAGCACATCAAGGAGATCTGCGACATCGTACACGGTCATGGCGGCCAGGTGTATCTCGACGGCGCCAACCTCAACGCGCAGGTCGGCCTCAGCAGGCCCGGCGACTACGGCGCCGATGTCAGCCACCTCAACCTGCACAAGACCTTCTGCATCCCGCATGGCGGCGGCGGCCCCGGCATGGGCCCGATCGGCGTCAAGGCGCATCTCGCACCGTTCCTGCCCGGCCATCCGGCAACGAAAGGTGACGCGCCGGTGGGTCCGGTTTCAGCCGCGCCGTTCGGCTCGGCCTCGATCCTCACCATCTCCTACATCTACATCCTGATGATGGGCGGCGAAGGTTTGAAGCGCGCCACCGAGATCGCGATCCTCAACGCCAATTACATCGCAGCGCGGCTCGATGCGCATTTCCCGGTGCTCTACAAGAACGAGAAGGGACGCGTCGCGCATGAATGCATCGTCGATCCCCGCCCGCTCAAGACGACATCGGGCGTCACCGTGGACGACATCGCAAAGCGCCTGATCGATTACGGCTTCCACGCCCCGACCATGAGCTTCCCGGTGCCGGGCACGCTGATGATCGAGCCGACCGAGTCGGAATCCAGGGCGGAGCTGAATCGTTTTTGTGATGCCATGATCGCGATCCGCAAGGAGATCGCCGAGGTCGAGGCCGGCCGCTTCAAGATCGAGGCGTCACCGTTGCGTCACGCCCCGCACACCGTGCACGACATCGCCGACGACGATTGGAAGCGCGCCTACGCCCGCAGCGAAGGCTGCTTCCCATCAGGTGTTTCGCGCACCGACAAATACTGGAGCCCCGTGGGCCGCGTCGACAACGTCTATGGCGACCGCAATCTGGTGTGCTCGTGTCCGCCGGTCAGCGATTACGCTGAGGCCGCGGAGTAA
- the gcvH gene encoding glycine cleavage system protein GcvH, with protein MTTTLYTSDHEWLAIDGDVATVGITDYAQSQLGDVVFVELPKVGRTLKKAEAAAVVESVKAASDVYAPISGEVLETNDALAAEPALVNSDAQAAAWFFKIRIADKSELGGLMDEAAYKAHTA; from the coding sequence ATGACCACGACGCTGTACACCTCCGACCATGAATGGCTGGCGATCGATGGCGATGTCGCCACCGTCGGCATCACCGACTACGCGCAGTCCCAGCTCGGTGACGTCGTGTTCGTCGAGCTGCCCAAGGTCGGCCGCACCTTGAAGAAGGCTGAAGCCGCCGCCGTCGTCGAGTCGGTCAAGGCCGCCTCCGACGTCTATGCGCCCATCTCCGGCGAAGTGCTCGAGACCAACGACGCGCTCGCCGCCGAGCCCGCGCTGGTCAACTCGGACGCGCAAGCCGCGGCCTGGTTCTTCAAGATCAGGATTGCGGACAAGAGCGAGCTCGGCGGCCTCATGGATGAAGCCGCCTACAAGGCCCATACGGCGTGA